A portion of the Actomonas aquatica genome contains these proteins:
- a CDS encoding DUF2911 domain-containing protein produces MKPTSLLRLVAFSSACALALPSLSLAQGQLQFPAASPNAKVSQTVGLTEVEIVYARPAMRGREIFGGLLPYDSIWRTGANAATTISFSTPVVFGGAEVPAGTYALYSVPHKGDWEVILSSKDDTWGSYSFTPEDEVVRVTATPVMLDAPVESLTLSLDDVVNDSATLNIAWADVRVPVSIVADTQAVLVPQITAVLASDAEQKPYFQAAMYLYEKGVMLDQAAEWINEAAKQQPDAFWLTYRQGLVLEAAGDKAGALAAAQRGLKQAQAQQPGELRDEYIHLNETLIARLEAAM; encoded by the coding sequence ATGAAACCTACGTCCCTGCTTCGCCTTGTTGCCTTTTCGTCTGCCTGCGCTCTCGCGCTGCCGAGCCTGTCGCTCGCGCAGGGGCAGCTCCAATTCCCCGCCGCCAGCCCGAATGCCAAGGTCTCGCAGACGGTCGGCCTGACCGAAGTCGAAATCGTCTACGCCCGTCCGGCGATGCGCGGTCGCGAGATCTTTGGGGGTCTGCTGCCTTACGACTCCATCTGGCGCACGGGGGCCAACGCGGCGACGACGATCAGCTTCAGCACGCCGGTCGTGTTTGGCGGTGCCGAGGTTCCGGCTGGCACCTACGCGCTCTACTCCGTGCCGCACAAGGGCGACTGGGAAGTGATCCTTTCCTCCAAGGACGACACCTGGGGCTCCTACTCTTTCACGCCGGAGGATGAGGTGGTGCGCGTGACGGCGACGCCGGTCATGCTCGATGCGCCGGTCGAGTCGCTCACCCTGTCGCTCGACGACGTCGTCAACGATTCTGCCACGCTCAACATCGCCTGGGCCGACGTGCGCGTCCCGGTGTCCATCGTCGCCGACACCCAGGCGGTGCTCGTGCCGCAGATCACAGCCGTGCTGGCCAGCGACGCGGAGCAGAAGCCCTACTTCCAGGCCGCGATGTATCTCTACGAAAAGGGCGTCATGCTCGATCAGGCCGCCGAGTGGATCAATGAAGCCGCCAAGCAGCAGCCCGACGCGTTTTGGCTGACCTACCGCCAAGGCCTCGTGCTCGAAGCCGCCGGCGACAAGGCCGGGGCGCTGGCCGCCGCCCAGCGCGGACTGAAACAAGCCCAGGCCCAACAACCCGGCGAACTGCGCGACGAATACATCCACCTCAACGAGACCCTCATCGCCCGCCTCGAAGCCGCCATGTGA
- a CDS encoding GNAT family N-acetyltransferase, protein MHNLGYRTDCIFHRHDGVVEERDDYWVIRTPSNPTYWFGNLLLFRNAPRSGDEARWLERHAAEFGDSLNHITIAWDEEIPGESDGFIAQGFRLESSAALSLAHTDYADSSPPPVNPALTVRPVTDDHGWREVVRVQTLCDDEDPHFDADGGAFRTRQALAAHRMIENGRGTWWGAYDRDTLLGSLGLFFDETGELGRFQYVTTDPAHRRRKACSTLLDHAIRHAFTTVGAKTLVICTEGVASNPAMALYQRFGFRPAGQSYAVTRLIG, encoded by the coding sequence ATGCACAACCTCGGATACCGGACCGATTGCATCTTTCACCGCCATGACGGCGTCGTGGAGGAACGCGACGACTACTGGGTCATCCGCACGCCCTCCAATCCCACCTACTGGTTCGGCAACCTGCTCCTCTTTCGCAACGCCCCCCGATCCGGTGACGAGGCACGCTGGCTCGAACGCCACGCCGCGGAATTCGGCGACTCGCTCAACCACATCACGATCGCGTGGGATGAGGAAATCCCCGGTGAGTCCGACGGTTTTATCGCCCAAGGCTTCCGGCTGGAATCCAGCGCGGCCCTGAGCCTCGCGCACACCGACTACGCCGACAGCTCGCCCCCGCCCGTCAACCCGGCCCTCACCGTGCGACCGGTGACCGACGATCACGGCTGGCGCGAGGTCGTGCGCGTGCAGACGCTCTGCGACGACGAGGATCCCCATTTCGACGCCGACGGCGGGGCCTTTCGCACCCGCCAGGCCCTCGCCGCCCACCGCATGATCGAAAACGGGCGCGGCACCTGGTGGGGCGCTTACGACCGCGACACGCTGCTCGGCAGCCTGGGTCTGTTCTTCGACGAGACCGGAGAGCTCGGCCGCTTCCAATACGTCACCACCGACCCCGCTCACCGCCGGCGCAAGGCCTGCAGCACCCTGCTCGACCACGCCATCCGTCACGCCTTCACCACCGTCGGCGCCAAGACCCTCGTGATCTGCACCGAAGGTGTCGCCAGCAACCCCGCCATGGCGCTCTACCAACGCTTCGGTTTCCGCCCCGCCGGCCAGAGTTACGCGGTGACCCGCCTGATCGGATAA
- a CDS encoding helix-turn-helix domain-containing protein translates to MQRQTPIQFDVPVDGVFFAESEHAANFEMGSREDDFHKLLYVVRGAVEVRFEKPTKEVPLRGVPGTMMIVPAGERHRLVDLEPSVLLLLGLGRRFVDHYPELSAMWHRLRRSQLSLLMRLRPVVAGPVVGGWRQGILEQAERRRGCEVALRIIAQHIMISADRYHLQMSADSTDERLHILLQVLSENFYRPWSTDEAAKHVALSRRQFTERFRKVTGKSFVAYVNDLRLDHAERLLRSGRHSVTGAAFSSGFEDLSYFYRLFRQRRGVPPKQWMEAQTD, encoded by the coding sequence GTGCAACGCCAGACTCCGATTCAGTTCGATGTGCCCGTCGACGGCGTGTTTTTCGCCGAGAGTGAGCATGCGGCGAATTTCGAAATGGGATCGCGCGAGGATGACTTTCACAAGTTGCTCTACGTGGTGCGCGGGGCGGTGGAGGTGCGTTTCGAGAAGCCGACCAAGGAGGTGCCGCTGCGCGGGGTGCCGGGCACGATGATGATCGTGCCGGCGGGCGAGCGGCATCGGTTGGTGGACCTCGAGCCCTCGGTGCTGCTGTTGCTCGGTTTGGGGCGGCGTTTTGTGGATCACTACCCGGAGCTGAGTGCGATGTGGCATCGGCTGCGGCGTTCGCAACTGAGCCTGTTGATGCGTCTGCGTCCGGTGGTGGCCGGGCCGGTGGTGGGCGGTTGGCGGCAGGGCATCCTGGAGCAGGCGGAGCGGCGGCGGGGTTGCGAAGTGGCGCTGCGCATCATTGCGCAACACATCATGATCAGCGCCGACCGGTATCATCTGCAGATGAGCGCCGATTCGACGGATGAGCGGCTCCATATTCTGCTGCAGGTGTTGAGCGAAAATTTCTATCGGCCGTGGTCGACCGACGAAGCGGCGAAGCATGTGGCGTTGTCCCGTCGTCAGTTCACCGAGCGTTTCCGCAAAGTGACGGGCAAGAGCTTCGTGGCTTACGTGAACGACCTGCGGCTGGACCACGCCGAACGGCTCCTGCGCAGTGGTCGCCACAGTGTGACGGGCGCGGCCTTCTCGTCGGGTTTCGAGGACCTCTCGTATTTTTACCGCCTCTTCCGCCAGCGTCGCGGCGTGCCGCCGAAACAGTGGATGGAAGCGCAAACGGACTGA
- a CDS encoding sodium:solute symporter — translation MRPARLCLLLLALLGAAAALSSSARAATTADLVSVQLRALESPAAAAALVVTDAALPATHAPLPAVALEDAVAPSGQSFRLIASQSAPRELTLHSYHEITDTWATVGSVDLPGPLTRVQPAARGFVVAVTDDTGPRDYLVEVTLARNTLPLTDWIVIVVYLIAMLGVGWLCYQQEQRKKASTDDYFLAGRNIPWWAAGISLYATGTSALSFIAIPAFTFANNWLYLGQQLLGVLGLIYVAYKMIPVLRRLNLTSIYHFLEMRFHPSIRLMSSALTIAFQLIGRLSIVLYLPALAISAVTGANVVACIVLMGLVTTAYTLIGGMKAVIWTDVIQVFVMIGGALFAIGYIIHGIDGGLPAMLELTSAEQKTRMFDFSWDLTTPTIWAITLVVLTDIPTWPREQVMMQRVFATRDDRSARSSVLTLAAVLLPGTILFYAIGSALYAFYKTHPDHLNPLIDTDATFPVFIAAELPVGITGLIIAGLFAASMSTLSSGLNSVATLTSVDFYERLVKKANSATSLRLAYAVTIFSGLVSTAVAVLFSFFDIKSMFDAGLQLTAMLGGGFAGTYALGLFTRRANWQGALIGTAASVATAVLLRTHVSPILLNPAAVAACMIVGYIASYAFPAPRQDLTGLTVYTPRAKPIVTKG, via the coding sequence ATGCGCCCAGCTCGCCTCTGTCTCCTGCTCCTCGCCCTGCTGGGTGCCGCCGCCGCCCTATCCTCCTCCGCTCGCGCCGCCACCACGGCCGATTTGGTGTCGGTGCAACTCCGCGCCTTGGAGTCCCCCGCCGCGGCCGCCGCGCTGGTGGTGACCGACGCCGCCCTGCCCGCCACGCACGCGCCCCTGCCCGCCGTCGCGCTCGAAGATGCCGTGGCACCGTCGGGTCAATCGTTTCGCCTCATCGCCAGCCAGAGCGCGCCGCGCGAACTGACCCTGCACTCCTACCACGAAATCACCGACACCTGGGCCACCGTCGGCAGCGTGGACTTGCCGGGCCCGCTCACCCGCGTGCAACCCGCCGCCCGCGGTTTTGTCGTCGCCGTCACCGACGACACCGGCCCGCGCGACTACCTCGTTGAGGTCACCCTCGCCCGCAACACCCTGCCGCTCACCGATTGGATCGTCATCGTCGTCTACCTCATCGCCATGCTCGGCGTCGGCTGGCTGTGTTACCAACAGGAGCAGCGCAAAAAGGCGTCGACCGACGACTACTTCCTCGCCGGTCGCAACATCCCCTGGTGGGCCGCCGGCATCAGCCTCTACGCCACTGGCACCTCGGCGCTGAGCTTCATCGCCATCCCGGCCTTCACCTTCGCCAACAACTGGCTCTACCTCGGCCAACAACTCCTCGGCGTGCTCGGCCTCATTTACGTGGCCTACAAAATGATCCCGGTGCTGCGGCGGCTCAACCTCACCTCGATCTACCACTTCCTCGAGATGCGCTTTCATCCGTCGATCCGCCTGATGAGCAGCGCCCTCACCATCGCCTTTCAGCTCATCGGCCGACTGAGCATCGTGCTCTACCTGCCGGCCCTCGCCATCTCCGCCGTGACCGGCGCCAACGTCGTCGCCTGCATCGTGCTGATGGGTTTGGTCACGACCGCCTACACCCTCATCGGTGGCATGAAGGCCGTGATTTGGACCGACGTGATTCAGGTCTTTGTCATGATTGGCGGCGCGCTGTTTGCCATCGGCTACATCATCCACGGCATCGACGGCGGCCTGCCTGCCATGCTCGAACTCACCTCGGCCGAGCAGAAGACACGCATGTTTGATTTTAGCTGGGACCTCACCACGCCGACCATCTGGGCGATCACCTTGGTGGTGCTCACCGACATCCCCACTTGGCCGCGCGAACAGGTTATGATGCAGCGGGTATTCGCCACCCGCGACGACCGCAGCGCCCGCTCCTCCGTGCTCACGCTCGCCGCCGTGCTCCTGCCCGGCACCATCCTGTTCTACGCGATCGGCTCCGCGCTCTACGCGTTCTACAAAACGCATCCCGATCACCTCAACCCGCTCATCGACACCGACGCCACGTTCCCGGTGTTCATCGCCGCCGAACTGCCCGTCGGCATCACCGGCCTGATCATCGCCGGCCTCTTCGCCGCCTCAATGTCCACCCTCTCCAGCGGCCTCAACAGCGTCGCCACCCTCACCTCGGTCGACTTCTACGAACGCTTGGTGAAGAAGGCCAACTCGGCCACCAGCCTGCGCCTCGCCTACGCCGTCACCATCTTCTCCGGCCTCGTGAGCACGGCGGTCGCGGTGCTCTTCAGTTTCTTCGACATCAAGTCGATGTTCGACGCCGGCCTGCAGCTCACCGCCATGCTCGGCGGCGGCTTCGCCGGCACCTACGCGCTCGGACTCTTCACCCGTCGCGCCAACTGGCAGGGCGCGCTCATCGGCACCGCCGCATCGGTCGCCACGGCCGTGCTCTTGCGCACGCACGTGAGCCCCATCCTGCTCAACCCGGCCGCGGTCGCCGCCTGCATGATCGTAGGCTACATCGCCTCCTACGCCTTCCCCGCTCCGCGCCAGGACCTCACCGGCCTCACCGTCTACACCCCCCGCGCCAAACCCATCGTGACCAAAGGCTGA